The Camelina sativa cultivar DH55 chromosome 16, Cs, whole genome shotgun sequence sequence TAATATTTTAATTACACTTTAATTACAGTCTTCCAAAATCACACAATTCATTGCATAAAAAGATCTCATTGGATTCCCTTCTATCTATATATTCAATTCTACCATATATCTCTTTGCCAATTCTTGGgtatattttaatttcctttGAAAACCTATTTAATATTTCACCTTTTGCGAAACGATTATAAAAGTTGGAATCCCAAGTATGTGACTAATATAAGTTGTTGATTTGACtctcaaaaaaatatgagagatgtcatcaaaagttttttttatctaataaaaaGATGTTATCCGAAGTTGGGGCAGATGATAACCATCCATCGGAGCGCCCATCACTGATGACCTCACTTCCCGAAGAACTCATCTTGGATTGCGTAGCACGTGTACCAAGATGTTACCATCCCATTCTCTCACTCGTTTCAGACAAGTTCCGGTCGTTCGTTACATCGCCTGAGATATACATGGTACGATCTCTTTTAGGCAACGAAGACCACAGTCTCTATGTTGCCATCTCTAAGAACCAAACGTCTGCTATACGTTGGTATACTCTTGTTCGGAAACCCAACAACAACCATTGGTTAGTCCCTATCCCTTCACNCCATCACTGATGACCTCACTTCCCGAAGAACTCATCTTGGATTGCGTAGCACGTGTACCAAGATGTTACCATCCCATTCTCTCACTCGTTTCAGACAAGTTCCGGTCGTTCGTTACATCGCCTGAGATATACATGGTACGATCTCTTTTAGGCAACGAAGACCACAGTCTCTATGTTGCCATCTCTAAGAACCAAACGTCTGCTATACATTGGTATACTCTTGTTCGGAAACCCAACAACAACCATTGGTTAGTCCCTATCCCTTCACTCCCTCCCATGCCTTTACATGGAAGCTATGTGGTCTCAGGTTCGAGTATATATGTCATGGGTGGATTTCACCACTGGGGGTTGATCACACCGAGTGTTTCACGTATCGATTGTGTATCTCACACGGTGCAGCCTCTCGCCAGAATGCCAACGGCGGTCGCGTGTTCGGTCTCCAAACTAGTGGATGGGAAGATATATGTGATTGGAGGGTCCGATACTCGTCCCCGGAAGCTGAAATCATCATCTAAAAGGATCATGGTGTTTGATACTGAAGCACAAACGTGGGGGTTTACGAAAAAAAGGCCAGCTGGTTGGGATGTGAGCCAGAGGTGGCTTAGTAGCGTGGAGACGGCGGATAAGATTTACATGAGGAGTTATCAAAACAGCTATGTGTATGAACCTAAGAAAGGTACATGCACAATAGACCGGATCTTGCACTCTAAGGAGTGGTCAAATTC is a genomic window containing:
- the LOC104749484 gene encoding F-box/kelch-repeat protein At4g38940-like; this translates as MTSLPEELILDCVARVPRCYHPILSLVSDKFRSFVTSPEIYMVRSLLGNEDHSLYVAISKNQTSAIHWYTLVRKPNNNHWLVPIPSLPPMPLHGSYVVSGSSIYVMGGFHHWGLITPSVSRIDCVSHTVQPLARMPTAVACSVSKLVDGKIYVIGGSDTRPRKLKSSSKRIMVFDTEAQTWGFTKKRPAGWDVSQRWLSSVETADKIYMRSYQNSYVYEPKKGTCTIDRILHSKEWSNSCVLDDVLYYYDVRKNCLRAYDLKERAWGVVKGVELGLLDDGSWSCTVNYGRSLAVFLQKVIALTETTEIWCAQIVVERYEGGDIWGNVEWYNLVLDGNACIMNCLAVKM